One Setaria viridis chromosome 7, Setaria_viridis_v4.0, whole genome shotgun sequence genomic region harbors:
- the LOC117863112 gene encoding uncharacterized protein, translating to MAATTYPLLLLLLLAATAKAAAAAAAGTGGNGTTPTAYEMLERYNFPRGILPAGVQGYALHPDGTFEVYFPRPCEFLLARRWLVRYEARVSGSVAAGSLTALQGISVKVVFLWLGVGEVDRAGDNLSFYIGPVATSFPLRDFAESPRCRGYDVAGAASS from the coding sequence atggccgccaccacctaccccctcctcctcctgctgctcctcgcgGCCAcggccaaggcggcggcggccgccgctgccggcaccggcggcaacgggacgacgccgacggcgtACGAGATGCTGGAGCGGTACAACTTCCCGCGGGGCATCCTGCCGGCGGGCGTGCAGGGGTACGCGCTCCACCCGGACGGCACCTTCGAGGTGTACTTCCCGCGGCCGTGCGAGTTCCTGCTGGCGAGGCGGTGGCTGGTCCGCTACGAGGCGCGTGTCTCCGGCTCGGTGGCCGCCGGCTCGCTGACGGCGCTGCAGGGGATCAGCGTCAAGGTGGTGTTCCTCtggctcggcgtcggcgaggtcgACCGCGCCGGCGATAACCTCAGCTTCTACATCGGACCCGTCGCCACCTCGTTCCCGCTCCGCGACTTCGCCGAGAGCCCGCGCTGCCGCGGCTAcgacgtcgccggcgcggcATCCTCGTGA